From Lolium perenne isolate Kyuss_39 chromosome 5, Kyuss_2.0, whole genome shotgun sequence, a single genomic window includes:
- the LOC127298863 gene encoding uncharacterized protein, whose product MALPAAISCLLLSLLVAVMPLPGAGEERVRVGSVLIKCYDPEPAALTNATEFRARLLPLLAKLPSAAAPTGFASLNSTGRAFVRGMCFGQATVPSSDCLHCLSLAVRNLTSGSGSGSGCGAATRRAGIWTERCYVAYADTNASSNAEYAFRSRVLLTGNDAAPDAPTFYSYYLHAWLLANLAQPAALSAAANISAPRMTATAHAATPADDAVRSAVHVLAQCARDRTAAECATCLQDSARALDWDLDADRRDGGVAAAVVGFNCYLRFNVSTAVKTYPDQVFQLPLLPLYITIGILAVLVLVLIAVCLLSRA is encoded by the exons ATGGCGCTGCCAGCAGCGATCTCGtgcctcctcctctccctcctcgtCGCCGTCATGCCGCTCCCAGGAGCCGGCGAGGAGCGCGTGCGGGTAGGCAGCGTCCTCATCAAGTGCTACGACCCGGAGCCGGCGGCCCTCACCAACGCCACGGAGTTCCGCGCCAGGCTGCTCCCGCTCCTCGCCAAGCTTCCCTCCGCCGCCGCACCCACGGGCTTCGCCTCCCTGAACTCCACCGGCCGCGCGTTCGTCCGGGGCATGTGCTTCGGCCAGGCCACGGTGCCGTCGTCCGACTGCCTCCACTGCCTGTCCCTCGCCGTCAGGAACCTcacctccggctccggctccggctccggctgcggcgCGGCCACCCGGCGCGCCGGCATCTGGACGGAGCGCTGCTACGTGGCCTACGCGGACACCAACGCCTCCTCCAACGCCGAGTACGCCTTCCGCTCCCGCGTCCTTCTCACCGGCAACGACGCCGCCCCCGACGCGCCGACATTCTACTCCTACTACCTGCATGCTTGGCTCCTCGCCAACCTAGCGCAGCCGGCGGCGCTGAGCGCGGCCGCCAACATCTCGGCGCCGCGGATGACGGCCACCGCGCACGCTGCCACCCCCGCGGACGACGCCGTGAGGAGCGCGGTGCACGTGCTGGCGCAGTGCGCAAGGGACCGTACGGCGGCGGAGTGCGCCACGTGCCTGCAGGACTCGGCGCGGGCGTTGGACTGGGACCTCGACGCCGACCGCCGCGACGGCGGCGTGGCTGCGGCGGTGGTGGGCTTCAACTGCTACCTCCGCTTCAACGTCTCCACTGCAGTGAAAACTTACCCTGACCAag TATTTCAGCTTCCTCTGCTTCCTCTTTACATCACCATTGGAATCCTAGCTGTTCTAGTACTTGTGCTCATTGCCGTCTGCCTGCTCTCCAG GGCTTAA